One Solidesulfovibrio sp. DNA segment encodes these proteins:
- a CDS encoding restriction endonuclease subunit S, giving the protein MKYPAYPKYKDSGVEWLGEVPEHWELSRFSKKVFIAEGQVNPEESPYLDMFLIAPNYIESGTGRLLSKETAAEQGAESGKYFCMNGDVIYSKIRPSLAKVVMASEDCLCSADMYPLRGKGGVCNKFIYWVLLSRWFIAWSVLESDRVAMPKINRESLNSCLLCLPSLPEQQGIATFLDAQTSKLDALIAKKRELIAKLQEKRAALITRTVTRGLPPEAAKAAGLDPHPKMKDSGVEWLGEVPEHWEIKRLKYLSPGITVGIVIEPSKYYEESGIPCLRSLNVKQNFLEYNNLVYISAESNILLSKSMLHKGDLVIVRTGQPGTTAVIDEKFDKSNCIDLIIVRQSRCQSGHFLSYFLNSKQGQIQFCEGSGGAIQQHFNISIASNLIIAAPPLAEQVSIVDYLNSEVAKIDALLKATESAIERLQEYRSALITAAVTGKIDVRNIPPEAA; this is encoded by the coding sequence GTGAAATATCCGGCGTATCCGAAGTACAAGGACAGTGGCGTGGAGTGGCTGGGGGAAGTGCCGGAGCATTGGGAACTTTCTAGATTTTCCAAAAAAGTCTTTATAGCAGAAGGGCAAGTCAACCCAGAAGAATCTCCTTATCTTGATATGTTTTTGATCGCGCCCAATTATATCGAATCGGGAACAGGGAGACTACTTTCTAAAGAGACTGCAGCTGAACAGGGTGCTGAAAGTGGAAAGTACTTTTGCATGAATGGCGATGTAATATATTCAAAGATTAGGCCGTCGCTCGCAAAGGTCGTGATGGCTTCGGAAGACTGTCTTTGTAGTGCTGATATGTACCCATTAAGAGGCAAGGGAGGGGTATGTAATAAATTTATTTACTGGGTGTTGTTGTCAAGGTGGTTTATTGCATGGTCTGTTCTTGAGTCTGACAGAGTTGCCATGCCAAAAATTAATAGAGAAAGTTTGAATAGTTGTCTCTTATGCCTGCCTTCTCTCCCAGAACAGCAAGGGATTGCGACCTTCCTGGACGCCCAGACATCCAAACTCGACGCCCTCATAGCCAAGAAACGCGAACTGATTGCCAAGCTCCAGGAAAAGCGCGCCGCACTCATCACCCGCACCGTCACACGCGGACTGCCGCCGGAAGCCGCCAAGGCCGCCGGGCTTGATCCGCATCCGAAGATGAAGGACAGCGGCGTGGAGTGGTTGGGGGAGGTGCCGGAGCATTGGGAAATCAAGCGATTGAAGTACCTTTCCCCAGGTATAACTGTTGGAATCGTTATCGAGCCGTCAAAATATTATGAAGAAAGCGGTATCCCTTGCCTGAGATCGTTAAATGTAAAACAAAACTTTTTGGAATATAATAACTTGGTATACATATCTGCCGAATCTAATATTTTACTCAGTAAGTCTATGCTTCATAAGGGAGATTTAGTGATTGTCAGAACTGGACAACCTGGAACAACCGCAGTTATTGATGAGAAATTTGACAAATCAAACTGCATAGATTTGATTATTGTGCGCCAATCAAGGTGCCAGTCTGGACATTTCTTAAGTTACTTTTTAAACTCTAAGCAAGGCCAAATTCAGTTTTGCGAAGGGTCTGGAGGAGCAATTCAGCAGCACTTCAATATATCAATAGCTTCAAATTTGATTATTGCTGCGCCTCCTCTTGCTGAGCAAGTTAGTATAGTTGACTATCTCAACTCCGAAGTAGCAAAGATTGATGCTCTTCTCAAAGCTACAGAATCTGCCATCGAACGCTTACAAGAATACCGCTCCGCCCTCATTACCGCCGCCGTGACCGGAAAAATCGACGTCCGAAACATTCCCCCGGAGGCCGCATGA
- a CDS encoding site-specific integrase, with protein sequence MPARKNGLKYPVDSRRWPGIYAYDSDKRSFQGRPDQCLYLCFRLDGKLIWEKVGWKSEGYTPQVAAELRAERVKVARHGNEVKTHKEIRQEKARLDRTLDEIAAAYFETRGPSMKGRGAVIDRYRYEKHVAPHLGRRPASSLAPLDMNRIESAMKGLSITSVWAALEILRRVVNFGVKHSMCPPLPFKMQLPRKNNEVTEYLDPEALQRLLSVLDDWPSPDVARMLKLAMFTGMRRGEVFALSDGDVDFRQGLLTLRGADGRGPKGGVTVSVPMSEPVRRLLEKQIEWRDTKFPDSPYLFPGKEGKLRFDCTAVYRIKKKAQLPPAFRIFHGLRHHFAVTLANSGEFTLDMIGELLTHKDTKVTRRYAKFLPDTKRKAICRAAELLETQTKVETKEHPTRKIAKLAKSV encoded by the coding sequence ATGCCTGCCAGAAAAAATGGCCTCAAATATCCGGTCGACTCCCGTCGCTGGCCAGGCATCTATGCCTACGATTCCGACAAACGCAGCTTCCAGGGGCGCCCCGACCAGTGCCTCTATCTATGTTTCCGTCTCGACGGCAAACTCATCTGGGAAAAGGTTGGCTGGAAGTCCGAGGGCTACACCCCGCAGGTGGCCGCCGAACTTCGGGCCGAACGGGTCAAGGTGGCACGGCATGGAAACGAGGTGAAAACGCACAAGGAAATCCGACAAGAGAAGGCGCGTCTGGACAGGACACTTGATGAGATCGCCGCTGCCTACTTCGAAACCAGAGGCCCGAGCATGAAGGGGCGTGGCGCTGTCATCGACCGCTACCGCTATGAAAAACATGTCGCCCCGCACCTCGGCAGGCGCCCGGCCAGTTCCCTGGCCCCCCTGGATATGAACCGCATCGAAAGCGCCATGAAGGGGTTGTCCATCACGAGCGTGTGGGCGGCGCTGGAAATCCTGCGCCGTGTCGTCAATTTCGGGGTCAAACACAGCATGTGCCCTCCCCTGCCCTTCAAAATGCAGCTGCCACGTAAGAATAATGAGGTAACGGAATACCTCGACCCCGAAGCATTGCAGCGCCTGCTGTCGGTGCTGGACGACTGGCCTTCCCCGGACGTGGCCAGAATGCTCAAGCTGGCGATGTTCACTGGAATGCGCCGGGGCGAGGTATTCGCCCTGTCGGACGGTGATGTGGATTTCCGCCAGGGACTCCTCACCCTGCGCGGGGCGGACGGTCGTGGTCCCAAGGGTGGGGTCACGGTAAGCGTGCCCATGTCCGAGCCGGTGCGGCGACTCCTTGAGAAGCAAATCGAATGGCGCGACACGAAGTTCCCGGACTCCCCCTATCTGTTCCCGGGCAAGGAGGGAAAATTGCGCTTCGACTGCACGGCAGTGTACCGGATCAAAAAGAAGGCCCAATTGCCACCAGCTTTTCGAATTTTTCACGGCCTAAGGCATCATTTTGCCGTGACATTGGCCAATTCTGGGGAGTTCACCCTGGACATGATCGGCGAACTGCTCACCCACAAGGATACGAAGGTGACCAGACGCTACGCCAAGTTCCTGCCGGACACGAAGCGCAAGGCCATTTGCCGGGCGGCGGAATTGCTGGAAACGCAGACAAAGGTCGAGACCAAGGAGCATCCAACTCGGAAAATTGCGAAGCTCGCAAAGTCCGTTTAA
- a CDS encoding holo-[acyl-carrier-protein] synthase has translation MIVGLGLDVVELPRIASALARFGDRFVARILTPAERAALPARPLSRVAGLFAAKEAAAKALGTGFAQGIGFQHLEILSDHLGRPTLGLHGPALERARALGATSWHVSISHEHGTAAAVVVLELASGCGRWKKRAAKEAEGIKTKNERPGV, from the coding sequence ATGATCGTGGGCCTGGGCCTGGACGTCGTGGAACTGCCGCGCATCGCCTCGGCCCTGGCGCGCTTCGGCGACCGGTTCGTGGCGCGCATCCTTACGCCGGCCGAACGGGCCGCCCTGCCCGCGCGCCCGCTGTCCCGGGTGGCCGGGCTGTTCGCGGCCAAGGAGGCGGCCGCCAAGGCCCTGGGCACGGGCTTTGCCCAGGGCATCGGCTTCCAGCACCTGGAAATCCTGTCCGACCACCTCGGCCGGCCGACGCTTGGCCTCCACGGCCCGGCCCTCGAACGCGCAAGAGCCCTCGGCGCCACCTCCTGGCACGTCAGCATCAGCCACGAACACGGCACGGCCGCCGCCGTGGTGGTGCTGGAACTGGCCAGCGGCTGCGGGCGCTGGAAAAAGCGCGCCGCAAAAGAGGCGGAGGGAATCAAGACAAAAAACGAAAGGCCCGGCGTCTAA
- a CDS encoding class I SAM-dependent DNA methyltransferase — translation MTSETHFQIANFIWSICNLLRGPYKRNEYRKVILPLTVLRRFDCLLAPTKADVLKEYSRIEGKPTTVISGLLQRITGHQFYNLSKLDFKRLLDDPNQLAINLNSYIKDFSPNVRTIMEKFAFEQQIAKMADKNILFLVIKAFCDEKMDLSAEKVDNLQMGYVFEELIRIGAEQANEEAGEHFTPREVIKLMVNLLLSPENDLRRSHVVKTIYDPACGTGGMLSVAEKYIRTLNSEADPHLFGQDWNDEAWAVCKSDMLIKGDDSENIRLGNSFTEDAFDRDIQDNKITFDYMLANPPFGVEWKQQAKFIEDEHVNLGYAGRFGAGTPRINDGSLLFLQHMLSKMRAPKDGGGRIGIVFNGSPLFTGDAGSGESNIRQWIIENDWLEAIVALPDQLFYNTGIATYIWILTNRKEPARKRKVQLIDARQFFVKMKKSLGNKRNKIGDAEEGEADQIGDITRIHGAFRDGEIRERGTNGGTKTFVVSKVFDNEDFGFRKITVERPLRLNFQASPERIARIEEETSFRNLASSNKKSEKVRLQEIEEGRKRQEIIRAMLRRLGEETKAEVFLSRETFLAKLKALDRKLGVRLSTAERKAVLSALSERDEAAAICRDGQGNPEPDVDLRDTECVPLKQDVEAYFRREVLPHVPDAWIDHAKTKVGYEIPLNRHFYRYEPPRPLEEIEADIRALEGEIMAMLREVTA, via the coding sequence ATGACTTCCGAGACGCATTTTCAGATCGCCAATTTCATCTGGAGCATCTGCAATCTGCTCCGTGGCCCGTACAAGCGAAACGAATATCGCAAGGTCATCTTGCCGCTGACGGTGCTTCGTCGTTTTGACTGTCTGCTTGCGCCAACGAAAGCAGATGTACTCAAGGAATACTCCCGCATAGAAGGGAAGCCGACAACCGTTATCAGCGGCCTACTCCAAAGGATCACGGGACATCAGTTCTATAATCTATCAAAACTTGATTTTAAAAGACTGCTTGACGATCCAAACCAATTGGCGATCAATCTCAACAGTTACATCAAAGACTTCTCACCAAATGTTCGTACCATCATGGAGAAGTTCGCTTTTGAGCAACAAATTGCCAAAATGGCCGACAAGAACATTCTTTTCTTGGTGATAAAGGCCTTTTGCGACGAAAAAATGGACTTGTCCGCCGAGAAAGTGGACAATCTGCAAATGGGGTACGTGTTCGAGGAACTCATCCGGATCGGCGCGGAACAGGCCAACGAGGAGGCCGGGGAGCATTTCACGCCGCGCGAAGTCATCAAGCTCATGGTCAACCTGCTGCTCTCGCCGGAAAATGATCTGCGCCGCAGCCATGTGGTCAAAACCATCTACGATCCGGCCTGCGGCACGGGCGGCATGCTGTCCGTGGCCGAGAAGTACATCCGTACCCTCAACTCGGAAGCCGATCCGCACCTTTTCGGCCAGGACTGGAACGACGAGGCCTGGGCGGTCTGCAAATCCGACATGCTCATCAAGGGTGATGATTCCGAGAATATCCGCCTGGGCAACAGTTTCACCGAAGACGCCTTTGACCGAGATATCCAGGACAACAAGATCACCTTCGACTATATGCTGGCCAATCCGCCTTTTGGCGTCGAATGGAAGCAGCAGGCCAAATTCATCGAGGACGAGCACGTCAATCTTGGCTATGCCGGCCGGTTTGGGGCGGGCACGCCGCGCATCAACGACGGTTCTCTGCTTTTCTTGCAGCACATGCTTTCCAAGATGCGCGCGCCCAAGGACGGCGGCGGTCGTATCGGCATCGTCTTCAACGGCTCGCCGCTTTTCACCGGCGACGCGGGCAGCGGCGAGAGCAACATCAGGCAATGGATCATCGAGAACGACTGGCTTGAAGCCATAGTGGCCCTGCCGGACCAGCTTTTCTACAACACCGGCATCGCCACCTATATCTGGATTCTCACCAACCGGAAGGAACCGGCCCGCAAGAGAAAGGTTCAGCTGATCGACGCGCGGCAATTCTTCGTGAAAATGAAAAAGAGCCTGGGCAACAAGCGCAACAAGATCGGCGACGCCGAGGAGGGCGAAGCGGACCAGATCGGCGACATCACCCGCATCCACGGGGCGTTCCGGGACGGCGAAATCCGCGAACGGGGAACGAACGGCGGAACCAAAACCTTTGTGGTCAGCAAAGTTTTCGACAATGAGGATTTCGGGTTTCGCAAGATCACGGTGGAGCGCCCCTTGCGCCTGAACTTCCAGGCCAGCCCCGAGCGCATTGCCCGTATCGAGGAAGAGACCTCCTTCCGCAATCTGGCGTCCAGCAACAAGAAATCGGAGAAGGTGCGGCTCCAGGAAATCGAGGAGGGCAGGAAGCGGCAAGAGATCATCCGTGCCATGCTGCGCCGGCTTGGCGAGGAGACGAAGGCCGAGGTCTTCCTGTCCCGCGAGACGTTCTTGGCCAAGCTCAAGGCCCTGGACCGCAAGCTTGGCGTCCGCCTGTCCACGGCCGAGCGCAAGGCTGTGCTTTCCGCGTTGTCCGAGCGGGACGAGGCCGCCGCAATCTGCCGCGACGGGCAGGGCAATCCCGAGCCCGACGTGGATTTGCGGGACACGGAATGCGTGCCGCTTAAGCAGGACGTCGAGGCGTATTTCCGCCGGGAGGTGCTACCGCATGTCCCGGATGCCTGGATCGACCACGCCAAGACCAAGGTGGGCTATGAGATTCCGCTCAACCGGCATTTCTACCGCTACGAGCCGCCGCGCCCCTTGGAGGAGATCGAGGCGGACATCAGGGCGCTTGAGGGCGAGATCATGGCCATGCTGCGCGAGGTGACGGCATGA
- a CDS encoding helix-turn-helix domain-containing protein, protein MPRSLRTREAAAYLGVSAGTLEVWRCKGRGPRYSKLGKVVVYDPTDLDAFRESRKVFTVDTMPASSVR, encoded by the coding sequence ATGCCTCGAAGCCTTCGTACCCGTGAGGCCGCCGCATACCTGGGCGTTTCGGCCGGAACCCTCGAAGTCTGGCGCTGCAAGGGACGCGGTCCCCGGTATTCCAAACTAGGCAAGGTGGTCGTCTACGACCCCACTGATCTGGACGCCTTTCGTGAATCCCGCAAGGTCTTCACCGTGGACACCATGCCCGCGTCGTCAGTTCGCTGA
- a CDS encoding DUF3987 domain-containing protein → MYKEHIDEFRAFLESVALRPADIIADGKIHRCGTVGKEQGADGSYLLYPDFPLYGRCWNFRTGEEAVWTKETSVPLSSEARAKIETARKVRQQTEDARAATARNNAQSIWGAARPAPGDHPYFIKKGVKPHGNIRIAQDGRLVVPVFDANGTLLSLQFISAMGEKRFLSGGRVRGGFFQIDGNNGPLYIAEGYATGATIHAATGEHVLVAFNCGNLLAVAKVVRQIYPNRSIIICAEDDHATAVNTGKNPGIEKATEAAMSISGLLAIPVFQDPAGKSDFNDLAATEGLEAVRTCLRAAKSVAPPRVSHGSGLAPVPFENTIPPSIPPEHVPGILRDFSLALSESLQVPFELALCNALGTVAVAAQRKIQVLIKEGYTEPLNIYALCPLPPGERKSPTVEACKGPLVEWQSANYHAMRDIILDAASERKTLEKAIEAKRGLVAKAKNDEARRVLIEDIKSMERALPEVPISPRLLADDFTPEALGMLMERHEQRIGVLEAEGGLFDTLSGRYSNGIPNLDAVLKFWSGESCQIDRRGRDSIFLDDPHLTLVISTQPEIVQGLADRPGFRGRGLIGRFLYVIPQSRLGWRSVETKPVYPGLMKLWRDTIHKLLDLPWARGTHGEAIPYDIQLDKTAYRQWQEYAASVEKELGPGGQFENMTDWAGKLPGQIIRLVGLFHVATDPDPLDKPIATATMTDALVVAAILAEHAKAAYGLMGSDPSQDCAKAILRWIKRDRVERFSARDTLEKVKGRFPTMEKVNPGLSILIERAFIFETAPEPHKGPGRKPSTTFTVNPKLWE, encoded by the coding sequence ATGTACAAAGAACATATTGACGAATTTCGCGCCTTCCTCGAAAGCGTGGCACTGCGCCCTGCCGACATCATCGCTGACGGGAAGATTCACCGCTGCGGCACCGTCGGCAAAGAGCAAGGCGCAGACGGTTCCTATTTGCTCTATCCCGATTTCCCTCTTTACGGTCGCTGCTGGAACTTTCGAACCGGCGAAGAGGCCGTCTGGACGAAAGAAACCTCAGTTCCGCTCTCAAGTGAAGCACGCGCCAAGATCGAGACCGCGAGAAAAGTACGACAGCAGACTGAGGATGCACGCGCCGCCACCGCTCGCAACAACGCGCAGAGCATTTGGGGCGCGGCTAGGCCCGCACCTGGCGACCACCCCTATTTTATCAAGAAGGGCGTTAAGCCGCATGGGAACATCCGCATTGCTCAAGACGGGCGGCTGGTGGTTCCCGTGTTTGACGCCAACGGAACCCTTCTCTCCCTCCAGTTCATCTCCGCAATGGGGGAGAAACGATTCCTCTCCGGGGGCAGGGTGCGAGGTGGTTTTTTTCAGATCGATGGCAACAATGGCCCTCTTTACATAGCTGAAGGCTATGCCACCGGCGCAACCATCCATGCAGCCACCGGAGAGCATGTTCTTGTAGCCTTCAACTGTGGGAATCTCCTGGCCGTGGCAAAAGTTGTGCGCCAAATTTACCCAAATCGCTCCATTATCATTTGCGCTGAGGATGACCACGCCACAGCGGTTAACACTGGGAAAAATCCGGGAATCGAAAAAGCCACTGAAGCGGCCATGTCGATCAGTGGCCTTTTAGCCATACCTGTATTTCAGGACCCCGCTGGCAAATCGGATTTCAATGACCTCGCGGCCACCGAAGGTCTCGAAGCCGTCAGAACTTGCCTACGTGCAGCGAAATCCGTAGCGCCGCCCCGTGTTTCTCATGGGTCTGGCCTCGCGCCGGTCCCTTTTGAAAACACTATCCCGCCGTCGATCCCGCCGGAGCATGTGCCTGGCATCCTTCGGGACTTTTCCTTGGCATTGTCGGAATCCCTGCAAGTCCCCTTCGAGCTGGCCTTATGCAATGCCCTTGGAACCGTGGCCGTAGCTGCCCAACGCAAAATCCAGGTTCTGATCAAAGAGGGTTACACGGAACCACTCAATATCTATGCATTATGCCCCCTTCCACCAGGCGAGCGCAAAAGTCCTACGGTCGAAGCATGCAAAGGCCCTTTAGTCGAATGGCAAAGCGCCAACTATCATGCAATGCGAGACATCATCCTGGATGCTGCAAGTGAACGAAAGACCCTTGAGAAAGCCATAGAAGCCAAGCGCGGACTGGTTGCAAAAGCGAAAAACGACGAGGCTCGTCGTGTACTCATAGAGGACATCAAGAGCATGGAACGGGCACTCCCTGAAGTACCCATATCGCCCCGCCTGCTCGCGGATGATTTCACTCCAGAGGCCCTTGGCATGCTCATGGAACGTCATGAACAACGTATCGGAGTACTTGAGGCTGAGGGAGGGCTCTTTGACACGTTGTCCGGGAGATATTCCAACGGCATCCCAAATCTCGACGCCGTACTCAAGTTCTGGTCCGGGGAGTCCTGCCAGATAGATCGTCGAGGCCGCGACTCCATCTTTCTTGACGATCCGCATTTAACGCTTGTTATTTCCACGCAGCCGGAAATCGTCCAGGGACTTGCCGATCGTCCGGGCTTCAGAGGACGAGGTCTGATCGGAAGATTCCTCTATGTCATACCCCAAAGCCGCCTGGGATGGCGATCCGTCGAAACCAAGCCCGTGTATCCCGGATTGATGAAATTATGGAGGGACACAATCCACAAGCTTCTGGACCTGCCATGGGCGCGTGGCACCCATGGGGAGGCAATCCCATACGATATCCAGCTGGATAAAACGGCTTATCGACAGTGGCAAGAATATGCCGCAAGCGTGGAAAAGGAGCTTGGGCCGGGCGGGCAGTTCGAAAACATGACAGACTGGGCAGGCAAACTTCCGGGCCAGATCATACGCTTGGTCGGGCTCTTTCATGTAGCGACGGACCCCGATCCGCTGGACAAGCCCATTGCAACCGCCACAATGACAGATGCCCTGGTTGTTGCCGCGATCCTGGCCGAACATGCCAAAGCGGCCTACGGGCTCATGGGGTCCGACCCGTCCCAGGATTGCGCCAAAGCCATTTTGCGCTGGATCAAACGCGATCGTGTGGAACGGTTCAGCGCCCGCGATACACTCGAGAAAGTCAAGGGACGTTTCCCAACCATGGAAAAAGTCAATCCAGGGCTCTCAATCCTGATTGAGCGGGCTTTCATCTTCGAGACGGCCCCTGAGCCTCACAAGGGTCCGGGGCGCAAGCCCAGCACAACCTTCACAGTTAATCCCAAACTGTGGGAGTGA
- a CDS encoding pyridoxine 5'-phosphate synthase yields MPLLAVNVDHVATVRQARLAASPDPVTAAALAELAGARAIIVHLREDRRHIQDRDVRLLRQTVKTRLHLEMAATDEMRAIALELKPHMVCLVPEKRQELTTEGGLGVAGREEELGAFVAALRAAGIPTSLFIDPEPVQIEAAVATGAAFVELHTGAYADAATPFARQAELKRLLSAIPAARQAGLGVNLGHGLDYDNIYAFAHVAGVSEYSIGHSIIARAIMTGLTEAVAAMAGIIAGFPE; encoded by the coding sequence ATGCCCCTGCTCGCGGTCAACGTCGATCACGTGGCCACCGTCCGCCAGGCGCGCCTCGCCGCCAGCCCCGATCCCGTCACCGCCGCCGCCCTGGCCGAACTGGCCGGCGCGCGGGCCATCATCGTCCACCTGCGCGAGGACCGCCGCCACATCCAGGACCGCGACGTGCGCCTTTTGCGCCAGACCGTGAAAACGCGCCTGCACCTGGAAATGGCCGCCACCGACGAGATGCGGGCCATCGCCCTGGAACTCAAGCCCCACATGGTCTGCCTGGTGCCCGAAAAACGCCAGGAGCTGACCACCGAGGGGGGCCTCGGCGTGGCCGGCCGCGAGGAGGAACTCGGCGCATTCGTGGCCGCCCTCAGGGCCGCCGGCATCCCCACCTCGCTTTTCATCGACCCCGAACCGGTGCAGATCGAGGCCGCCGTGGCCACGGGCGCGGCCTTCGTGGAGCTGCACACCGGCGCCTACGCCGACGCCGCCACGCCCTTCGCCCGGCAGGCCGAGCTCAAGCGGCTGCTTTCGGCCATCCCCGCCGCCCGGCAGGCCGGCCTGGGCGTCAACCTGGGCCACGGCCTGGACTACGACAACATATACGCCTTCGCCCACGTCGCCGGGGTCAGCGAATACTCCATCGGCCACAGCATCATCGCCCGAGCCATCATGACCGGCCTGACCGAGGCCGTCGCCGCCATGGCCGGCATCATCGCCGGCTTCCCCGAGTAG
- a CDS encoding virulence RhuM family protein — MTDGQPGGEILLYQTEDGRSRIQVRFESGTVWLSQRHMAELFQTTVANVNTHLRNIFGDGELAAEAVIKESLITATDGKRYKTKFYNLDAILSVGYRVRSHRGTQFRQWATQRLREYLAKGFALDDERLKEAGGGDFFDELLARIRDIRASERVFWRKVLDIYATSMDYDPSAEASKRFFATVQNKMHFAAHGHTAAEVIHLRADACAPHMGLTSFSGLRPRQQDVEVAKNYLGPEELDTLNRIVSLYLDFAELQALNRTPMHMRDWIAKLDDFLRLSGREVLQNAGTVSHEQALTKARGEYERFRLAHADDARPVDRDFEATAKALELAGKSRPRRGKKGGKAS, encoded by the coding sequence ATGACGGACGGGCAGCCGGGCGGGGAAATCCTCCTGTATCAGACCGAGGACGGGCGCTCCCGCATCCAGGTCCGTTTCGAGTCCGGGACGGTCTGGCTTTCGCAACGGCATATGGCCGAGCTGTTCCAGACGACCGTGGCCAACGTGAACACCCACTTGCGCAACATCTTTGGGGACGGGGAACTTGCGGCCGAGGCAGTTATTAAGGAATCCTTAATAACTGCAACCGATGGGAAACGTTACAAAACCAAGTTTTACAATCTCGACGCCATCCTTTCAGTGGGCTACCGGGTCCGGTCCCACCGAGGCACCCAGTTCCGCCAGTGGGCCACGCAGCGGTTGCGGGAATACCTGGCCAAGGGGTTTGCCCTGGATGACGAACGGCTCAAGGAGGCCGGCGGCGGGGACTTCTTCGACGAACTGCTTGCCCGCATCCGGGACATCCGGGCCAGCGAGCGGGTTTTCTGGCGCAAGGTGCTCGACATCTACGCCACCAGCATGGATTACGATCCGTCCGCCGAGGCGTCCAAGCGGTTTTTCGCCACCGTGCAAAACAAGATGCACTTCGCCGCCCATGGGCACACCGCCGCCGAGGTCATCCATCTTCGGGCCGACGCTTGCGCGCCGCACATGGGGCTGACGTCGTTTTCCGGGCTCCGGCCGCGCCAGCAGGATGTGGAGGTGGCCAAGAACTACCTTGGGCCTGAGGAACTTGACACCCTCAACCGCATTGTTTCGCTCTATCTGGATTTCGCGGAATTGCAGGCGCTCAATCGCACGCCCATGCACATGCGGGATTGGATCGCCAAGCTGGATGATTTCTTGCGCCTGAGTGGCCGGGAGGTGTTGCAAAACGCCGGCACGGTGAGCCACGAGCAGGCCTTGACCAAGGCGCGCGGGGAATACGAGCGGTTCCGTCTGGCGCACGCCGACGACGCGAGGCCGGTGGATCGGGATTTTGAAGCCACGGCCAAGGCCTTGGAGCTGGCCGGAAAGTCTCGCCCGCGCCGGGGCAAGAAAGGGGGCAAGGCGTCGTGA
- a CDS encoding DUF5655 domain-containing protein: protein MSDIKLFRINQDSVAELHGQSLALEKSLQTLMEQHLDALLGVRFLASEYSTGVKHKGRIDTLGIDENGCPVIIEYKRATNENVINQGLFYLDWLMDHQAEFKLLVLERYGRDAANTIEWGSPRLLCIAGDFTRYDEHAVAQINRNIELIRYRHYPEGFLILEMVNAVTGVNGSASPAPSPGGGHAETDRPAVKTVSDYLSLAQPEVKDLYHALEDYLLALGDDVPKKVLKHYIAFKRIKNFACVEVGVQAKRLVVAVKCPPTPENIIEGLTRDVRNIGHLGTGDMEITINTMDDFERAKPFLEKSYQAS, encoded by the coding sequence ATGAGCGACATCAAACTCTTCCGTATCAACCAGGACAGCGTTGCCGAACTCCACGGCCAGTCCCTGGCCCTGGAAAAATCGCTGCAAACGCTCATGGAACAACACCTGGACGCACTCCTCGGCGTACGCTTCCTGGCCTCGGAATATTCCACAGGCGTCAAGCATAAGGGCCGCATCGACACCCTCGGCATCGACGAAAACGGCTGCCCCGTCATCATCGAATACAAGCGGGCGACCAACGAAAACGTCATCAACCAGGGGCTTTTCTACCTGGACTGGCTCATGGACCATCAGGCTGAATTCAAGCTGCTGGTCCTGGAACGCTACGGCCGCGATGCCGCGAACACCATCGAATGGGGCTCCCCGCGCCTGCTGTGCATCGCCGGCGACTTCACACGCTACGACGAACACGCCGTGGCGCAGATCAACCGCAACATAGAACTCATCCGCTACCGCCATTACCCCGAAGGCTTCCTCATACTGGAGATGGTCAACGCCGTGACGGGAGTCAACGGCAGCGCCTCCCCCGCCCCCTCCCCGGGGGGGGGGCACGCGGAAACGGACAGGCCGGCGGTAAAAACCGTCTCCGACTACCTGAGCCTAGCGCAGCCCGAGGTCAAAGACCTCTACCACGCCCTCGAAGACTACCTGCTCGCCCTCGGCGATGACGTGCCCAAAAAGGTCCTCAAGCACTACATCGCCTTCAAACGCATCAAGAACTTCGCCTGCGTCGAGGTCGGCGTCCAGGCCAAACGCCTCGTCGTGGCCGTGAAATGCCCGCCCACCCCGGAAAACATCATCGAAGGCCTCACCCGCGACGTGCGCAATATCGGCCACCTCGGCACCGGGGACATGGAAATCACCATCAACACCATGGATGATTTCGAACGCGCCAAGCCGTTTCTGGAAAAAAGCTACCAAGCCAGCTGA